A stretch of Treponema vincentii F0403 DNA encodes these proteins:
- the rpoD gene encoding RNA polymerase sigma factor RpoD, with protein MIDISEDPIIIKLIAHAKEHKTLTWDELSDLLPEKMTSSETVMDEILDLLEQEQIQVIDDAVEENDDVFTDELDEVELEAEEQLFEEAELESGNEPEFSKPEDTHKKLLNNDREAIVDDPIKLYLRDIGKENLLTAEQEVILSKAMEDGENIIKNAIKNSGVLISEVQMIAQKAFAKISSSESNKPRKELSYEDAEKKRLRQSYGEQLKPIYPDIKAYILLKKKLYDKETLASFLDDEDLQKTRKKILNYLQKIEFQTEEIEKISDHFLEAARKIREYRRRREKKQRQLGVRAYSDLRKLGKRLAIPRERQKLEQELGMTANDIRDIYTHIQTLIRKVRKIEYDFEAPTEDIIALAKEIRHGHAMLKKAKDKLINANLRLVVSIAKTYTNRGLHFFDLVQEGNIGLIKAVEKFEYRKGYKFSTYATWWIRQAITRSISDQARTIRVPVHMIEQINKVTRESRQLMQKFGREPTDEEIAVQLGWNVERVKQVKNVAREPISLETPIGEEEDSSLGDFIEDKDVENPSNLTEYILLQEQLRSVLSCLPLREQEVLKMRFGLDEGYALTLEEVGLYFNVTRERIRQIEAKALRRLRHPKQSTKLKDYLDT; from the coding sequence ATGATAGATATCTCTGAAGATCCTATTATTATAAAGTTAATTGCCCATGCAAAGGAACATAAAACTTTGACGTGGGACGAACTCTCCGATTTATTGCCTGAAAAAATGACTTCGTCCGAGACCGTGATGGATGAGATTCTTGATTTACTCGAACAAGAGCAGATTCAAGTAATCGATGATGCCGTTGAGGAAAACGATGATGTATTTACCGATGAGCTTGATGAAGTAGAGCTTGAGGCCGAAGAACAGCTCTTTGAAGAAGCAGAGCTTGAATCGGGCAACGAACCTGAATTTTCCAAACCTGAAGATACCCATAAGAAGCTTTTGAATAACGATAGGGAAGCAATCGTTGACGATCCTATTAAACTCTATTTGCGCGATATCGGTAAGGAAAACTTGCTGACAGCCGAACAGGAAGTTATTTTGTCCAAAGCAATGGAAGATGGAGAAAATATCATCAAAAATGCGATAAAAAACTCGGGGGTATTGATTTCCGAAGTTCAAATGATCGCTCAAAAAGCTTTTGCCAAAATCAGTTCTTCCGAAAGCAATAAACCCCGGAAAGAGTTGAGTTACGAGGATGCCGAAAAGAAACGGCTTCGCCAATCGTACGGCGAACAATTAAAACCTATTTATCCTGATATAAAGGCCTATATCCTCTTAAAAAAGAAGCTGTACGATAAAGAAACGCTTGCCAGCTTTTTGGATGATGAAGACTTACAAAAAACACGGAAGAAGATTCTCAATTATTTACAAAAGATTGAATTTCAAACCGAAGAAATCGAGAAAATTTCCGACCATTTTTTAGAGGCGGCACGAAAGATACGGGAATACCGCCGCCGGCGCGAAAAGAAACAGCGGCAGCTCGGCGTACGGGCGTATTCCGATTTACGGAAGCTTGGAAAACGGCTCGCTATTCCCCGTGAGCGACAGAAGCTGGAACAAGAGCTTGGTATGACGGCAAATGACATCCGCGACATTTATACGCATATTCAAACACTAATCCGCAAAGTACGGAAGATTGAATATGACTTTGAAGCGCCGACCGAAGATATTATCGCGCTTGCAAAGGAAATTCGTCACGGCCATGCGATGCTGAAAAAAGCAAAAGATAAGCTTATTAATGCCAATTTGCGTCTGGTTGTGTCGATTGCAAAGACGTATACCAATAGGGGATTGCACTTTTTCGATTTGGTTCAGGAAGGCAATATCGGCTTAATAAAGGCTGTCGAAAAATTTGAATACCGCAAGGGGTATAAATTTTCAACGTATGCAACGTGGTGGATACGGCAAGCGATAACGCGTTCCATCTCCGACCAAGCACGGACAATCCGCGTGCCGGTGCACATGATCGAGCAGATTAACAAGGTTACCCGCGAATCGCGGCAGCTGATGCAGAAGTTCGGCAGGGAGCCTACCGATGAAGAGATTGCCGTACAGCTCGGATGGAATGTCGAGCGGGTTAAACAGGTAAAAAACGTGGCTCGTGAACCTATTTCGCTTGAAACTCCGATCGGAGAAGAAGAAGATTCTTCGCTCGGCGACTTTATCGAAGATAAGGATGTCGAAAATCCGTCGAATTTGACCGAGTATATTCTTTTGCAGGAACAGCTGCGCAGTGTATTGTCGTGTCTGCCGTTGCGAGAACAGGAAGTACTCAAGATGCGGTTCGGATTGGATGAAGGGTATGCGTTGACCTTGGAAGAGGTCGGCTTATATTTTAATGTAACGCGTGAGCGCATTCGCCAAATTGAGGCGAAAGCATTGCGCAGACTACGGCATCCTAAACAAAGCACCAAATTAAAAGATTATTTGGATACATAG